From Anaerohalosphaera lusitana, one genomic window encodes:
- a CDS encoding LamG-like jellyroll fold domain-containing protein produces MKKISLVLILLVAVTGMVQAEQRSISVNYCNMSGGWGYHDHVMASSDPYAGYENEPNQVPHILATTGWNEYANPGNGDTFAVNDHAGNATGATLIVQSDFDWHTSWYQNIDSTYPDLTERQRNALRLVVGFQGHNGGSYSEPAPLSTIERVPYGKYHVVTYMNPNIEDDAQQMRVGGQEYFYLAEHADTLKARLQAGVETYIPAADMTGPASERANVALFTDLTDPQMQILFETPSNSGISAFQVIAAEEGVDVSTAPSPATNSVAVPITETLSWTAPANYTPTSYDIYIGEYGDPNWAVAPAAAGLTDTTYDPVDFDYNKNYVWRVDSTAPDGTVHTGDLWYFQAEGDPLIEVQPRSIAVPVGGDSFFEIQSILTDTYTWYYSTDAAVDTLDDDIELQSGPSNVLNIENYQEADAGYYYCVLTNNIAGTNAVASAVASLETGKLEAYYPFDGDPNDATSAGWDLLAGDTDDTNITNSYESGAIGDAIRFGRDTADTLYIPGSEEYFNFFTKGFSISFWVKPDDYANTNGYMTYIAKRSGDTGWNMFDTAFYSGQGFVANIYPLGFNTDTGRLDDGQWHLVTCTYDAATQTLRAYVDGEEDGGPSVGTGIAPSTQAVTFGSYYKTGTGGWGYNGLIDDVKIYNYPLDNFEIAKQYTTVFTDASICAEDLPYDFDGDCQVGLSDFAVFAQSWMECNLVPDCN; encoded by the coding sequence ATGAAAAAGATTAGTTTGGTGTTGATTTTGCTTGTCGCCGTAACAGGTATGGTGCAGGCGGAGCAACGGTCAATTAGCGTCAACTATTGTAACATGTCCGGAGGCTGGGGCTATCATGACCACGTCATGGCTTCCAGTGACCCGTATGCAGGTTATGAGAATGAGCCGAACCAGGTTCCGCACATTCTGGCGACGACCGGATGGAACGAGTATGCCAATCCTGGTAACGGCGACACGTTTGCTGTGAATGACCATGCGGGTAATGCTACTGGTGCTACGCTGATCGTTCAGAGTGATTTCGACTGGCACACCAGTTGGTATCAGAACATTGACAGTACATATCCCGACCTTACTGAGCGTCAGAGAAACGCTCTGAGATTGGTGGTTGGCTTCCAGGGTCATAACGGAGGAAGCTACAGTGAGCCGGCTCCTCTTTCTACTATCGAAAGAGTGCCTTACGGCAAGTACCACGTGGTCACTTACATGAACCCAAATATCGAAGATGATGCTCAGCAAATGAGAGTAGGCGGCCAGGAGTATTTTTATCTTGCAGAGCATGCCGATACGCTGAAGGCACGTCTGCAGGCCGGCGTCGAGACTTACATTCCCGCTGCTGATATGACGGGTCCTGCTTCAGAGCGTGCGAACGTTGCTCTGTTCACGGATCTGACCGATCCTCAGATGCAGATACTGTTCGAGACTCCATCTAACAGTGGTATCAGTGCATTCCAGGTCATTGCGGCTGAAGAGGGTGTCGATGTTTCGACTGCACCTTCACCTGCAACAAACAGCGTTGCTGTTCCGATCACCGAAACACTGAGCTGGACAGCACCTGCGAACTACACACCAACCAGCTATGACATCTATATCGGAGAGTACGGCGATCCAAACTGGGCCGTGGCTCCGGCAGCTGCAGGGCTTACTGACACAACTTATGATCCTGTAGATTTTGATTACAACAAGAACTATGTATGGCGTGTAGACTCTACTGCTCCGGACGGCACGGTTCACACAGGTGACCTGTGGTACTTCCAGGCAGAAGGCGATCCGCTGATCGAGGTTCAGCCTCGTTCGATCGCAGTACCAGTCGGCGGAGACTCTTTCTTCGAGATCCAGTCTATTCTGACTGACACTTACACATGGTACTACAGTACCGATGCTGCTGTCGACACACTTGACGATGATATCGAGCTGCAGTCCGGTCCTTCGAATGTTCTGAACATTGAGAATTACCAGGAAGCAGATGCGGGTTATTACTATTGTGTTCTGACCAATAACATTGCTGGTACCAATGCAGTTGCCAGTGCAGTTGCTTCGCTGGAGACAGGTAAGCTCGAAGCTTACTATCCATTTGACGGCGATCCAAATGATGCAACATCAGCAGGTTGGGATCTGCTGGCAGGTGATACAGATGATACTAATATCACCAACAGCTATGAGTCTGGTGCCATTGGCGATGCTATACGCTTTGGTCGTGATACGGCTGATACGCTTTACATTCCCGGAAGTGAAGAATACTTCAACTTCTTCACTAAGGGCTTCAGCATCAGCTTCTGGGTCAAGCCTGACGACTATGCGAATACGAATGGTTACATGACCTATATTGCAAAGCGCAGCGGCGACACAGGCTGGAACATGTTTGACACTGCGTTTTATTCTGGCCAGGGCTTCGTTGCCAATATCTATCCGCTCGGATTCAATACCGATACAGGCAGGCTCGACGATGGTCAGTGGCACCTGGTTACGTGCACCTATGATGCAGCCACTCAGACTCTGCGTGCATACGTAGACGGTGAGGAAGACGGCGGACCATCTGTTGGTACAGGTATCGCGCCAAGTACCCAGGCTGTGACGTTCGGTTCTTACTACAAGACCGGCACAGGCGGCTGGGGCTACAACGGCCTTATCGATGATGTAAAGATCTACAATTATCCGCTCGATAATTTTGAGATCGCAAAGCAGTACACGACTGTATTCACAGATGCCAGCATTTGTGCTGAAGATCTGCCATACGACTTTGACGGTGACTGCCAGGTAGGTCTCTCAGACTTTGCAGTGTTCGCACAGTCGTGGATGGAATGTAATCTGGTCCCTGACTGCAACTAA
- a CDS encoding LamG-like jellyroll fold domain-containing protein, producing the protein MGKKILPVIIIMVLAVSSFSHADLVAYWSLDDGSGSTAVDDSGNGADGVLAGPTWSTSGIRGGALQFDGVDDEVEVPANGSMGGEIDFTVSAWIKTSAAKEQAIVFQRDESGWTRQYQLNMTDTGAVRFYQYDYWAGADDSITTTATFNDGQWHSVVGVAQGETMTIYVDGVEEATGARTAGKMLDSSIKVSLGRDIRDDNKAFEGMIDEVVILSEAATADMLAALSGDAALPFLPASGKDQMPATVTLEWAAPINVSANGYDVYVGTDAGSLASVVSNTQAQSYELSGLALGQGYVWRVDAVTSAGTVTGPTASFTTRPAEPVITTQPTSNLVAEGETAEFSVEALYATSYQWYKDGVAISGETASTLTVAGATLADEGAYTCEMTSDESTTIVTTDPVKLVIEKMVAYYPFENSLADATTLGNDATYTGAAASYVAGIDGQAVQLTVDPEHIILPSTVLDEFGTEFAKPYTVSFWARTDAVAQPTYTGLFYSNSDGWDFQIDFDGSGNYGYNTGTIVAGPASTDWVLVTAVCDGSGTTMYYNGVAANSGGNVDTDLGEFGIGANRAGDLFFEGEIDDFRMYNYALGAVDVATLYTDITGTSVCTEEIQMDFNGDCIVDMADLMEIMSTWMDCNIVPDCTN; encoded by the coding sequence ATGGGTAAGAAAATTTTACCAGTGATTATAATTATGGTGCTCGCGGTTAGCAGCTTTTCGCACGCTGACCTGGTCGCCTACTGGTCACTCGATGACGGTTCCGGAAGCACCGCGGTTGACGATTCAGGTAACGGTGCAGATGGTGTTCTGGCTGGCCCGACATGGTCAACAAGCGGCATCCGAGGCGGCGCACTTCAGTTTGACGGCGTTGACGACGAAGTTGAGGTTCCCGCTAATGGATCAATGGGCGGTGAGATCGACTTCACAGTTTCTGCATGGATCAAGACAAGTGCAGCTAAAGAGCAGGCAATCGTTTTCCAGCGTGATGAGAGCGGCTGGACCCGTCAGTATCAGTTGAACATGACTGATACGGGCGCAGTTCGTTTCTATCAGTATGACTACTGGGCAGGCGCAGACGATTCAATCACTACGACGGCGACTTTCAACGATGGCCAATGGCACAGTGTCGTCGGTGTTGCACAGGGCGAAACAATGACCATATATGTTGACGGTGTCGAGGAAGCAACCGGCGCCAGAACTGCCGGTAAGATGCTCGACAGCAGCATAAAGGTTTCGCTTGGTCGCGATATTCGTGATGACAATAAGGCTTTCGAAGGTATGATCGACGAAGTTGTTATCCTCAGCGAAGCGGCGACGGCTGACATGCTTGCGGCTCTGTCCGGCGATGCGGCTCTGCCTTTCCTGCCTGCTTCAGGCAAGGATCAGATGCCTGCCACAGTAACACTGGAATGGGCAGCTCCTATCAATGTTTCTGCTAATGGGTATGACGTTTATGTCGGTACTGATGCTGGTTCGCTTGCATCTGTTGTTAGCAATACACAGGCGCAGAGCTATGAGCTGAGTGGGCTGGCACTAGGACAGGGTTACGTCTGGAGAGTTGACGCTGTAACCAGTGCCGGTACTGTTACCGGTCCGACAGCAAGCTTCACTACACGTCCTGCTGAACCGGTAATCACTACTCAGCCTACCTCGAATCTGGTCGCTGAAGGTGAAACTGCTGAATTCAGCGTGGAAGCTCTGTACGCGACTTCATACCAGTGGTACAAAGACGGTGTCGCGATTTCGGGCGAGACGGCTTCGACTCTGACTGTCGCAGGTGCAACTCTCGCTGATGAGGGTGCTTACACCTGTGAGATGACCAGTGACGAGAGCACGACTATCGTGACGACTGACCCTGTCAAGCTGGTCATCGAGAAAATGGTGGCTTACTATCCGTTCGAGAACAGCCTTGCAGATGCTACGACGCTTGGTAATGACGCAACTTACACCGGCGCAGCAGCTTCTTACGTAGCTGGTATCGACGGTCAGGCTGTCCAGCTTACAGTTGATCCTGAACACATTATTCTGCCTTCAACTGTACTGGATGAGTTCGGAACTGAATTTGCTAAGCCATATACGGTTTCATTCTGGGCACGCACAGATGCAGTAGCACAGCCCACCTACACAGGTCTGTTCTACAGCAACAGTGACGGCTGGGACTTCCAGATCGACTTTGATGGTTCGGGCAACTACGGTTACAATACCGGCACAATCGTGGCCGGTCCTGCAAGCACCGACTGGGTACTTGTTACTGCAGTATGTGACGGCAGCGGCACAACGATGTACTACAATGGTGTAGCAGCCAATTCAGGCGGCAACGTAGACACCGATCTCGGTGAGTTCGGCATTGGTGCTAATCGTGCCGGCGACCTGTTCTTCGAGGGTGAGATCGACGATTTCAGAATGTACAACTATGCTCTCGGTGCTGTCGATGTAGCTACTCTCTACACTGACATTACCGGCACCAGTGTCTGCACCGAAGAAATCCAGATGGACTTCAACGGCGACTGCATTGTAGATATGGCAGACCTCATGGAGATCATGAGCACCTGGATGGATTGTAATATCGTTCCGGATTGCACCAACTAA
- a CDS encoding DUF502 domain-containing protein, with amino-acid sequence MDARLRLLGRTFLRGLVAILPIAVTIVILVWLGDKAEAILGAFIKFLIPNEWYIPGMGVIAGILVVLAVGALLKMWIVRRAFAYSETLMVRVPLVRLVYGSVRDLTSFFDKSKKREFNKAVLVTLSEGEVQTIGFVTREDFTGMPEEISAGDKVTVYIPWSYQVGGFHLLVPKSRVQPIDLSVDRAMRFAVTAGVSMSEENHEDRFEKIASSEPGDEG; translated from the coding sequence ATGGATGCACGGCTGCGCTTACTTGGAAGGACCTTTCTAAGGGGTTTGGTCGCGATATTGCCGATCGCTGTGACAATAGTGATCCTGGTCTGGCTTGGGGATAAGGCTGAGGCGATACTTGGCGCCTTTATAAAGTTTCTGATCCCGAATGAGTGGTACATTCCAGGCATGGGGGTGATAGCGGGTATACTTGTAGTTCTTGCGGTGGGGGCGTTGCTGAAGATGTGGATAGTGCGCCGAGCCTTCGCATACAGCGAAACGCTGATGGTCCGTGTTCCGCTGGTAAGGCTTGTTTACGGCTCGGTGAGGGATCTTACCAGTTTTTTTGATAAGAGCAAAAAGCGGGAATTCAACAAAGCAGTGCTGGTTACCCTGTCTGAGGGTGAGGTTCAGACGATAGGATTTGTTACCAGAGAGGATTTTACCGGCATGCCGGAAGAAATCTCGGCAGGTGATAAGGTTACGGTCTATATCCCCTGGAGTTACCAGGTGGGCGGCTTCCATCTGCTTGTGCCCAAATCACGCGTTCAACCGATCGATCTGAGTGTAGATAGGGCCATGCGGTTTGCCGTGACCGCGGGGGTTTCTATGAGCGAAGAGAACCATGAGGACCGATTTGAAAAGATCGCCTCTAGTGAGCCTGGAGACGAGGGTTGA
- a CDS encoding CDP-alcohol phosphatidyltransferase family protein codes for MTKKEFTGNKKAPMKSLLAKPEKRFVDFLTPRFPRFLETYHLTLMTIPWSAGVIIFGYLAGTFSHLWLHLSSFMLFLQWFTDAFDGAIGRYRDTGLLKWGFYMDHFLDFVFMSAVFIGWTFLFEGTNNLLMWFLVPAIGCLMVNSFLAFGATGEFKITYLRTGPTELRLAFIIINTIIAFAGTELISVALPYIFALFWLGVVLVVYRTQKHIWKLDMQHKANNAKESA; via the coding sequence ATGACCAAAAAAGAGTTTACTGGTAATAAAAAGGCCCCGATGAAGTCCCTGCTGGCGAAGCCGGAAAAACGCTTTGTCGACTTCCTCACGCCTAGATTCCCACGCTTTCTGGAAACCTATCACCTGACATTAATGACCATCCCCTGGTCCGCCGGCGTGATCATCTTTGGCTATTTAGCAGGCACTTTTAGCCATCTTTGGCTGCATTTGTCTTCGTTTATGCTGTTTTTGCAGTGGTTTACAGACGCCTTCGACGGGGCAATTGGCCGATATCGGGACACCGGACTGCTAAAATGGGGCTTCTATATGGACCATTTCCTCGATTTCGTGTTCATGTCCGCAGTTTTCATCGGCTGGACATTCCTATTTGAAGGCACCAATAACCTTCTTATGTGGTTCCTGGTCCCTGCCATAGGCTGTCTCATGGTCAACTCCTTCCTTGCCTTCGGAGCCACCGGCGAATTCAAAATAACCTATCTCAGAACCGGCCCAACCGAGCTCAGACTGGCATTTATAATCATCAACACGATTATCGCATTTGCCGGGACCGAACTTATTTCTGTCGCCCTGCCCTACATCTTTGCCCTTTTCTGGCTGGGCGTTGTTTTAGTTGTTTATCGTACCCAGAAGCATATCTGGAAACTGGATATGCAGCACAAAGCCAATAACGCCAAAGAATCCGCCTGA
- a CDS encoding S46 family peptidase, translated as MKKIVTLIVFGTVFSVLLMGCAGERAEESFSFENPGGMWMPGQLAEQKETLEKLGVENPEKFTDLESYPLGAIVWLGGCSASFVSPDGLIITNHHCVRSMLQYNSTPENNYLENGFYASSLEDEISGGPGRHVWVARDIIDVTEKVRSGVEKIDDPKERHDEIQRRITRIINNCDDPEQGIRCRVRSFFGGEKYYLFKQFEIKDVRLVYAPAMSVGYYGGAVDNWHWPRHTGDFSFLRAYVGPDGESAEYSEDNVPYKPEYHLRVADEPLSEGDFVMVAGYPGWTNRLSTAGEMRRAVQKVFPWRIKTLKEVLVVLEELAEVDEELAIKVNGSIFGTKNYLQLTEGIAASIAKADLLEEKLMKQAKMEAWIDADADRRAKWGDTVEELAAVNHAYSETLLRDMAVGDLMGRVDMVDSAYTILRMAEEQEKPDEERDSKFQERNWERLIQGTKRMQKNYDRRIDKALMKFYVGKVMELEDDDAEPVMRALFGDAEISLAEAAEAVEELYSGEIEIEDPEVRVDLLKNATVADLKKMDDPFIKLALRIRPLLKIKQEKDEAYDGIMAVLRPEYIKAFKAWEDEPVAPDANGTLRVTYGTIRGYRPEPDAPMYEPFTKLSGVVAKNTGEDPFDSPEELLDAAKAEKYGPYVNPALGEVSVNYISDLDITGGNSGSATLNNKGELIGLVFDGNHESVGSNWVFMPDVTRAIHVDIDYALWIMDYVDQAYRVIEELGVEPATK; from the coding sequence TTGAAAAAAATCGTTACTTTGATCGTTTTCGGTACAGTTTTCAGTGTCCTGCTGATGGGCTGTGCAGGTGAGAGGGCAGAGGAGAGCTTCAGTTTTGAAAACCCGGGCGGGATGTGGATGCCGGGACAGTTGGCTGAGCAGAAGGAAACTCTCGAAAAGCTGGGCGTTGAAAACCCGGAGAAGTTTACGGACCTGGAAAGCTATCCTCTGGGTGCGATTGTTTGGCTTGGCGGCTGCAGCGCTTCTTTTGTTTCACCCGACGGGCTGATAATCACCAATCATCACTGCGTCCGGAGTATGCTGCAGTACAACAGTACTCCTGAGAATAACTATCTGGAGAATGGATTTTACGCGTCATCGCTGGAGGATGAGATCAGTGGTGGTCCGGGCCGGCATGTCTGGGTTGCAAGGGACATTATCGATGTGACCGAGAAGGTGCGGTCCGGCGTCGAGAAGATCGACGATCCAAAGGAGCGTCATGATGAGATACAGCGACGGATCACGCGGATCATAAATAACTGCGATGATCCGGAGCAGGGGATCAGGTGTCGGGTCAGGTCCTTTTTCGGCGGAGAGAAATATTATCTCTTCAAGCAGTTTGAGATAAAAGATGTTCGGCTGGTATACGCTCCTGCGATGAGCGTGGGTTATTACGGCGGTGCGGTAGATAACTGGCACTGGCCGAGACATACGGGTGACTTCTCTTTCCTGCGTGCATATGTTGGACCTGACGGCGAGAGTGCTGAATATTCGGAAGACAACGTGCCTTACAAGCCGGAGTATCACCTGCGGGTGGCGGATGAGCCGCTCAGCGAGGGGGATTTTGTGATGGTGGCTGGGTATCCGGGCTGGACGAACAGGCTGAGCACGGCAGGCGAGATGAGAAGGGCGGTGCAGAAGGTTTTCCCGTGGCGCATAAAGACGCTCAAGGAGGTTCTGGTCGTTCTGGAAGAGCTTGCTGAGGTCGATGAGGAACTGGCGATCAAGGTCAACGGTTCCATTTTCGGAACGAAAAACTATCTGCAGCTTACAGAGGGCATCGCGGCCAGTATAGCTAAGGCGGATCTGCTGGAAGAGAAGCTGATGAAGCAGGCGAAAATGGAAGCCTGGATCGATGCAGATGCTGATCGCCGGGCGAAATGGGGCGATACCGTTGAAGAGCTTGCAGCGGTCAATCACGCCTATTCGGAGACGCTGCTGCGTGATATGGCGGTGGGAGATCTGATGGGCAGGGTAGATATGGTCGACAGTGCTTATACGATCCTGAGGATGGCTGAGGAACAGGAGAAGCCCGACGAGGAACGCGACAGCAAGTTTCAGGAACGCAACTGGGAGCGTCTGATCCAGGGTACGAAGAGGATGCAGAAGAATTATGATAGACGCATCGACAAGGCCCTGATGAAGTTCTATGTGGGCAAGGTAATGGAGCTTGAAGATGACGACGCTGAGCCGGTTATGCGGGCGCTGTTCGGTGATGCGGAGATAAGCCTTGCAGAAGCGGCAGAGGCTGTCGAAGAGTTGTACTCCGGTGAGATTGAGATCGAGGATCCGGAGGTTCGTGTCGACCTGCTGAAGAATGCCACGGTTGCCGATCTCAAGAAAATGGATGATCCGTTTATCAAGCTGGCTTTGCGGATAAGACCATTGCTGAAGATCAAGCAGGAGAAGGACGAGGCTTATGACGGCATCATGGCGGTGCTGAGGCCCGAGTACATAAAAGCGTTCAAGGCGTGGGAAGACGAGCCTGTCGCGCCTGATGCCAATGGTACACTGCGTGTGACATACGGCACGATCAGGGGCTATCGACCTGAACCTGATGCACCGATGTACGAACCGTTTACCAAGCTGAGCGGTGTTGTGGCCAAGAATACGGGAGAGGATCCGTTCGACTCGCCTGAAGAATTGCTGGATGCAGCCAAGGCCGAGAAGTACGGGCCTTATGTGAATCCTGCATTGGGAGAGGTATCCGTCAATTATATTTCGGATCTGGATATAACCGGGGGCAACAGCGGGTCGGCTACGCTCAACAACAAGGGTGAGCTGATCGGTCTTGTTTTCGACGGTAATCATGAGTCGGTCGGCAGTAACTGGGTGTTCATGCCTGACGTTACCAGGGCCATTCACGTTGACATCGATTATGCTCTGTGGATCATGGATTACGTCGATCAGGCTTACAGGGTGATCGAGGAGCTGGGAGTGGAACCGGCTACTAAATAG
- a CDS encoding precorrin-2 dehydrogenase/sirohydrochlorin ferrochelatase family protein codes for MNLKLLPLTSVATLNFSENHWLARLAAVILTAMPTYPIYLNLCNKKALVVGAGQVAARKAQALSRAGASILVVAREYSAEFNDICKHIQLERIEGDYSPEYLDDATLAIAATDDSELNTRIYNDCRARNVLCNVVDVPHLCDFYVPAVINHGDLTISIGTSGKCPAYAGRLRRKLESIITPDHGAFLEVLESARQKVITSDLTAQQRKKLLHHLAADTSFTLFRQQGADAWLKWADQQISASR; via the coding sequence TTGAACCTAAAATTATTGCCTCTGACTTCGGTCGCAACCCTCAACTTCTCCGAAAATCACTGGCTCGCCCGGCTCGCCGCCGTTATACTGACCGCCATGCCAACTTATCCAATATATCTGAATCTTTGTAACAAAAAGGCACTTGTCGTAGGTGCCGGCCAGGTCGCGGCCCGTAAGGCCCAGGCGTTAAGCCGTGCAGGTGCCTCGATACTGGTCGTCGCCAGGGAATATTCGGCAGAATTCAACGATATATGCAAGCATATCCAGCTCGAAAGGATCGAAGGCGATTATTCCCCTGAATACCTTGACGATGCAACACTCGCCATAGCTGCCACCGACGACAGCGAGCTCAATACCCGTATTTACAACGACTGCCGAGCCCGAAACGTGCTCTGCAATGTAGTCGACGTCCCCCACCTTTGCGATTTCTATGTCCCAGCCGTCATCAATCACGGCGACCTGACCATATCTATCGGAACATCAGGCAAGTGTCCCGCCTACGCGGGCCGGCTAAGACGCAAACTCGAAAGCATCATCACTCCCGATCACGGAGCGTTTCTGGAAGTACTCGAATCCGCCAGACAAAAAGTGATCACCAGCGACCTGACTGCCCAGCAGCGTAAAAAACTGCTGCACCACCTGGCTGCGGACACATCATTCACGCTTTTCCGCCAGCAAGGCGCAGATGCCTGGCTCAAATGGGCCGACCAGCAGATTTCAGCTTCACGGTAG
- a CDS encoding IS1595 family transposase — MINKYKKRSKISEAKFRQIVKLFALDIEATKIAELTGLSRKTINTILYKIRIRIAEYCQQQSPFDVGEIEIDESYFGARRVRGVRGRGAKGKHIVFGLIKRGGKVYTQVVRNCSKSTLMPIIKQKVDKDSIVYTDGFKTYDGLVDFGYKKHYRVKHGENEFAEGHNHINGIENFWAIAKGRLNKFRGISKGTFALHLKECEFRFNHRHDNLYKLLLKILRKNPI; from the coding sequence ATGATTAACAAGTACAAAAAGCGTTCAAAAATTTCGGAGGCCAAATTCCGGCAGATCGTAAAGCTGTTCGCCCTGGATATCGAGGCCACCAAAATTGCTGAGCTGACTGGTCTTTCGAGAAAGACCATCAACACGATTCTTTACAAAATTCGAATACGGATCGCCGAATACTGTCAGCAGCAAAGTCCGTTTGACGTCGGCGAGATTGAGATCGACGAAAGCTATTTCGGAGCCCGAAGGGTGCGTGGCGTTCGAGGCCGTGGTGCTAAGGGCAAGCACATTGTCTTCGGCCTGATAAAACGCGGCGGTAAGGTCTACACGCAGGTGGTCAGAAACTGCTCTAAAAGCACGCTGATGCCCATTATAAAGCAAAAGGTTGATAAGGATTCGATCGTGTACACCGATGGTTTCAAAACCTATGACGGCCTGGTTGACTTTGGCTACAAGAAGCACTATCGCGTCAAACATGGAGAGAACGAATTTGCTGAAGGTCACAATCACATTAACGGAATTGAGAACTTCTGGGCGATTGCCAAAGGTCGGCTCAACAAGTTTCGAGGAATCAGCAAAGGTACCTTTGCTCTGCACCTGAAAGAATGTGAATTTAGATTTAACCATCGACACGATAACCTGTACAAGTTACTGTTAAAAATACTCAGAAAGAACCCAATTTAA
- a CDS encoding type II secretion system protein has product MHNKAKQDGGFTLIELLVVIAIIALLLSIMMPALGMVKQKAKMVLCKNNQRQLLIGANAYASANGNKFPPTVAATGRPNVINRPQDGKSAGEYLYTYIKDASVYNCPMTGFDADEKITMPSGDTYSYQELYENPEIAQQNSYEIECQYALLWNYEAFQREPVFIGPGPKSKNKLLICDTFMYTGALALGKNPQNQNKWACSHPFDTGTKDKTADVAFFIGSGDVDDINTDNALRKIKMNAGYTDGHVEVYEGSETVRQQVYGAWAKTFIPEKWK; this is encoded by the coding sequence ATGCATAATAAAGCAAAACAGGACGGCGGTTTCACACTTATAGAGTTGCTGGTTGTCATAGCAATAATTGCATTGCTGCTGAGCATAATGATGCCTGCGCTTGGTATGGTCAAGCAGAAGGCAAAGATGGTGCTTTGCAAGAACAATCAGCGGCAATTGCTGATCGGGGCCAATGCTTATGCATCTGCAAACGGAAATAAGTTTCCTCCAACTGTTGCAGCTACAGGAAGGCCCAATGTGATCAACAGGCCGCAGGATGGAAAGTCGGCAGGGGAGTATCTGTATACTTATATTAAGGATGCTTCAGTATATAACTGTCCGATGACCGGGTTTGACGCCGACGAAAAGATCACTATGCCGAGCGGTGATACTTATTCGTATCAGGAGCTTTATGAGAACCCAGAAATTGCTCAGCAGAATAGCTATGAGATCGAGTGCCAATATGCCTTGCTGTGGAATTATGAGGCGTTTCAGCGGGAACCAGTTTTCATTGGTCCGGGGCCGAAAAGTAAGAATAAACTGCTTATTTGTGACACTTTCATGTATACCGGCGCTCTAGCTTTGGGTAAGAATCCACAGAATCAAAACAAATGGGCCTGTTCCCATCCGTTTGATACTGGCACTAAGGATAAAACTGCCGACGTCGCCTTTTTCATTGGCTCAGGTGATGTAGACGATATCAATACGGACAACGCTCTTCGTAAAATAAAAATGAACGCGGGCTATACCGACGGGCATGTAGAGGTTTATGAGGGTAGCGAAACGGTTAGGCAGCAGGTTTACGGCGCATGGGCAAAGACATTTATTCCTGAAAAATGGAAGTAG